The genomic region TCCCAGAACCCCGCAAGGACCCAGCGCCCCACAactccccagcaccccacaaGGACTCAGCACCCTGCAATGCTCCAGCACCCTACAAGGCTCCAGCACCCCACAagtccccagcaccccatgAGGTCCCAGCGCCCCACAAGGACCTGACACCCTACAatgccccagcaccccacaaAGCTCCAGTGCCTCAGGAGGTTCCCAGAACCCCACAAGGACCCAGCGCCCCATAAGGTCCCAGCGCCCCACAAGGACCTGACACCCTTCAatgccccagcaccccacaagcacccagcaccccacaaAGCTCCAGCGCCCCAGGAGGTTCCCCGAACCCCGCAAGGACCCAGCACCCCACAACTCCCCAGTGCCCCACAAGGACCCAGCACCCTACAAGGCTTCAGCACCCCACGAGTCCCCCACACCCCATAGGCCCCAGCACCCCATGAGGCAGCAGCACCCCATGAGGTCCCAGCGCCCCACAAGGACCTGACACCCTACAatgccccagcaccccacaagcacccagcaccccacgaAGCTCCAGCACCCCACAAAGCTTCAGCACCCTGCagtgccccagcaccccacgaggccccagcaccccacgaatccccagcaccccacaaGTCCCCCACACCCCATAAGGACTCTGTGCCCCACAGCAACCTGGCACCCCACAAGGACCCAGCACCCTGTGGAGCCTCAGCACCCCACGagtccccagcaccccacaatgccccagcaccccacaaccccccctgcacccccccaaagccccagccccgtcccccagcccctctctcccTTGCAGATGGGGTGGCCGAGGATGACTACGGCTgcggcggggaggaggacgTCAGCCAGGTACCTGGGGGGCGTCAGGGTGGGGGGACCCCCAAACTGGGGACACctcggggggctggggggggtccctgcacCCCGACCCCATAACCGCTGCTCTCCTCCCCGCAGCTCCAGAAGATGACATCTCTGAGCATCGATGGTGAGTGGGGGGCGTtgggtggggttgggggggtgtggggtgcacCCGCCCGGTGGTTTCGGGGGGCGGTTGGGGGGCTGTGGCCACCCTCCGACCCCACGCTGTGCCCCAGACACCCGGCACGGGGGGGACCTGCTGCCGCCCTACCCCTGGCCCAAGGAGGAGCCCCCCTTCGGCACCGGCTGCCCCTTGGGGCCCTTcgcgccgccccccccagcgctgctccctggggaggtggggggcacCCACGGGACCCCCGAGCTGCCCCCCGCTGCCCTCACTGAGACGGGGCCCcccctgggcaccctggggcCCCCGGCCGCCTGCCCGCTGGCACCCGTGGAGCACGTCATCCCCAACCTGCTCATCAGCCCCCACATGCTGCCACGTAAGGACTGGGGGGGATCTGTGGGGCGAGGGTCATGGGTGGGGAGTGGCTGTGGGGTGGCTGGACATGGGTGTGGGGTTCCTGTGGGGCGGCTGGGCATGGGGGGGGGCGTGGGTGTGGGCCGGTGGTGGGTTGGTTGGGCACTGGTGTGGGGTGGCCATGGGATGGGTGAGCATGGGGGGCGCAAGGATGTGGGGTGGCCATGGGGTAGGTGGGCATGGGTGTGGGGTGTCCATGGGGTGGCTGGATGGGGTGGCTGTGGGTGTGGGGTGTCTGTGGGGTGGGTGGACGGGGTGTCTGTGGCTGTGGGGTGTCCATGGGGTGTGTGGATGGTGGTGGCCCTGGGGTATCTGTGGGGTGGGTGGATGGGGTGTCTGTGGGTGTGGGGTGTCCGTGGGGTGTGTGGATGGTGGTGTCCATGGGTGTGGGGTGTCCGTGGGGTGGCTGGACGGGGTGGCCGTGGCTGTGGGGTGGCCATGGGGTGGCTGGACAGGGTGTCCATGAGTGTGGGGTGTCCGTGGGGTGACTGGACAGGGTGGCCATGGGTGTGGGGTGTCTGTGGGGTGGCTGGATGGGGTGTCCGTGGCTGTGGGGTGTCCAGGGGTGTGTGGATGGTGGTGTCTGTGGCTGTGGGGTGTCCATGGGGTGGCTGGATGGGGTGTCCATGGGTGTGGGGTGTCCATGGGGTGGCTGAACAGGGTGTCCATGAGTGTGGGGTGTCCGTGGGGTGGCTGGATGGGGTGTCCGTGGGTGTGGGGTTGCCATGGGGTGGCTGGACGGGGTGTCCGTGGGTGTGGGGTGTCTGTGGGGTATGTGGCTGGTGGCGGCCGTGTCTGTGGGGTGTGTGGATGGTGGTGTCCATGGGTGTGGGGTGTCCATGGGGTGGCTGAACAGGGTGTCCATGAGTGTGGGGTGTCCGTGGGGTGGCTGGATGGGGTGTCCGTTGGTGTGGGGTGTCCGTGGGGTGGCTGAACAGGGTGTCCATGAGTGTGGGGTGTCCATGGGGTGGCTGAACAGGGTGTCCATGAGTGTGGGGTGTCCGTGGGGTGGCTGGATGGGGTGTCCATGGGTGTGGGGTGTCCATGGGGTGGCTGGACGGGGTGTCCGTGGGTGTGGGGTTGCCATGGGGTGGCTGGATGGGGTGTCTGTGGCTGTGGGGTGTCCATGGGGTGGTTGCACGGTGGCGGCCGTGTCCGTGGGGTGGCTGTATGGCGGTGGCCGTGGCGCGGTCCCCGCCGGGCAGCTCACCCTCCGCGTCCCCCTCGGCAGTGACCGACCTGGAGATCAAGTTCCAGTACCGGGGCCGTCAGGTCTGCGTCCTCACCATCAGCAACCCCCACGGCTGCCGCCTCTTCCACAGCAGCCTGGagcccacgcaggagcaggTGGAGCTCTTCGGGCCGCTGACGCTGGAGCAGGTCCGCTTCCCCGCCACCGACGCCATCCCCAACGAGAAGCAGCGTTTCTACACCCACCAGCTCCTGGACGTGCTGGACCGCGGCCTCATCCTGGAGCTGCAGGGACAGGACATCTACGCCATCCGCCTCTGCCAGTGCAAGGTCTTCTGGACGGGGCCctgcgccgcccgccgcgccggccccaACCCCATCGAGAGGGAGAAGAAGACCAAACTCTTCAGCCTGGAGGGGTTTCTCAACGGTGAGAGGAGGACGGGGGCCGGTGTCACCTGGGTCGCTTGGGGACACCGGATGGGAGGGAATGGGGGTCGGCTGGCATGGGGCGGGGGGACGCACCAGGTGACACTTGGTGGGGGCTTGAGGGCTTGGGGGGACcgagctgggatggggggaccTGGTGGCATGGGGGGACACCACCCAGCATATGGGGACCAGCTGGAATGGGGGGGACcgagctgggatggggggaccTGGTGGCATGGGGGGGACCAAGCTGGAAGTGGGGGACATCAGGCAACACATGGGGACCTGGTGGCATGGGGGGGACCGAGATGGGATGGGGGAACAGGCTCCCATGGGGGGACACCAGCGGGCGCATGGGGACCTGGTGGCATGGGGGGACCAAGATAGGATGGGGGGACACCAGCTGGCACGTGGGGACCTGGTGGCATGGGGGGGACAAGCTGGGAGGGGGGGACATCAGGCAACACATGGGGACCTGGTGGCATGGGGGGGACcgagctgggatggggggacaTCAGGCAACACATGGGGACCTGGTGGCATGGGGGGACACCAGCAGGCACATGGGGACCTGGTGGCATGGGGGGACcgagctgggatggggggacaCCAGCTGGCACGTGGGGACCTGGTGGCATGGGGGGGACAATATGGGATGGGGGGGACATCAGGCAACACATGGGGACTTGGTGGCATGGGAGGGACaagctgggatgggggggacgCCAGCTGGTACACAGGGACCTGGTGGCACGGGGGGACcgagctgggatggggggacgTGGTGGCATGGGGGGACACCACCCAGCATATGGGGACCAGCTGGAATGGGGGGGACCGAGCTGGGACGAGGGGACCAGCTCCCATGGGGGGACACCAGTGGGGGCACAGGGACCCGGTGACATGGGGGGCCcgagctgggatgggggggccaCCAGCCGGCCCATGGGGTACCAGCTGGCCGGGGGGGACACCAGCTGGGCTGGTGGCGGGACAGACTGGCGCCaggccccatcctgcccctcaccgcggcgccggggcccCGCAGGCCTCATCCTGTTCCAGAAGGGCCAGACCAGCACCCCCCCACCCTTCGAGATCTTCTTCTGCTTCGGCGAGGAGTGGCCGGACCAGAAGCCCAAGGAGAAAAAGCTCATCACCGTGCAGGTGAGGGGACGAGGGCTTCCAGGGACGGGGACGCCCCGCGCTGTCCCCAGGAGGGGACGCGGGTGGGTGTCCCCGCACCGGCTGACGCGGTGGTGGTTCTCGCAGGTGGTGCCGGTGGCGGCGCGGCTGTTGCTGGAGATGTTCTCGGGAGAGCTGTCCTGGTCGGCCGACAGCATCCCGCTGCAGATCTCCCACCCCGACCTCAAGGACAAGATGGTGGAGCAGTTCAAGGAGCTTCACCAGCTCTGGCAGAACCAGCAGCGTCTGCCGCCACAACCGGAGCCCGGTCCCGCCGCCGCACCCTGGGTGCTGCCGCCcggctccctgccccagtgacGAGGGGACACGCGGGCCACCCACGGCACCGCCAAGCCCCTTGGGGTGGCAGTCCCCAGCCTGTCACCCCGCGGCCGTCCAggctggtggcactggggccACCCAGCGCCGTCCCCGTCCCTCCGGTGACAAGCACCCACCGAGTCCCGCGGGGGCTCCAGGGGAGGACGGGGCCAcgctcccccaccccagggcgGCTTTGCTGGGCTGGAGCGGAGGAGAGAAGCTGGAGCCACCGCCCTGCAGCACCCACGATGCGAAATGGGtgggaaaagcaagaaaatgggGACCTGGAGccccaccccagggctgggggcacccagcacccaccggCCCCAAGAGAAGAACCAGGCCAGGACttggggtttttaatttatttttttttttcaggtttttctgttttgttgctgttttttattGTTCTCGAGATGGCTACACACCCCCGGAGGGAACAGCACGCGCTCCAGCCGTGCCCGCGGGCCCCGCGCCGACCCTCgcccagccccgtccccgcaCTCGCTCgagccctctcctccccgcgCGGTCCAACTCTAAAATAATCCAAataaaacaaccaaaaaaaaaaaacaaaacccaacccaaaaaccTAAAACCAATgtaaaaaccaaactaaaaacgaagaagaaaaaagaaatataatatatatatttaaacagtCCGTCCCGCCTGCGTCTTCTCGGGGACGGGCTCGG from Gavia stellata isolate bGavSte3 chromosome 4, bGavSte3.hap2, whole genome shotgun sequence harbors:
- the IRF5 gene encoding interferon regulatory factor 5 — protein: MNPPPRRVRLKPWLVAQVSSQRYPGLQWLDPERRRFTIPWRHATRHPPGPQDHDTIFKAWAQETGKFTEGVDEPDPAKWKANLRCALNKSREFRLLFDGTKATPLQPYKVYELCEGPAGGADGVAEDDYGCGGEEDVSQLQKMTSLSIDDTRHGGDLLPPYPWPKEEPPFGTGCPLGPFAPPPPALLPGEVGGTHGTPELPPAALTETGPPLGTLGPPAACPLAPVEHVIPNLLISPHMLPLTDLEIKFQYRGRQVCVLTISNPHGCRLFHSSLEPTQEQVELFGPLTLEQVRFPATDAIPNEKQRFYTHQLLDVLDRGLILELQGQDIYAIRLCQCKVFWTGPCAARRAGPNPIEREKKTKLFSLEGFLNGLILFQKGQTSTPPPFEIFFCFGEEWPDQKPKEKKLITVQVVPVAARLLLEMFSGELSWSADSIPLQISHPDLKDKMVEQFKELHQLWQNQQRLPPQPEPGPAAAPWVLPPGSLPQ